One Methylobacterium sp. AMS5 genomic region harbors:
- the mepA gene encoding penicillin-insensitive murein endopeptidase has product MPLTRLTLPALALALPALLSPAAAQDRGSVNPKPLPPLANPNDPSTPAKALFGRVTGPASGPARPFGSYAKGCFSGGEALPLDGATWQVMRPSRNRMWGTPHLVDFIERLAARAPQAGWPGLLVGDMSQPRGGPMLTGHASHQLGLDVDVWLTPMPDHRMTRAEREETSATDMVRSDRLDIDPDVWTRQHTALIRMTAKQPEVARIFVNAAIKKALCREAGGDRGWLTKVRPMYGHNYHYHIRLACPAGDGACDDQAPPPSGDGCGSELDYWFSAAVLNPPKPKTPPKPRPPMTLAGLPDACRAVLHAR; this is encoded by the coding sequence ATGCCGCTGACCCGCCTGACACTCCCTGCCCTCGCGCTTGCCCTTCCGGCGCTGCTGAGCCCGGCCGCGGCGCAGGACCGCGGCAGCGTCAACCCGAAGCCGCTGCCGCCGCTCGCCAACCCGAACGATCCTTCGACGCCGGCCAAGGCCCTGTTCGGCCGCGTCACCGGCCCGGCCAGCGGGCCGGCGCGGCCGTTCGGCTCCTACGCCAAGGGCTGCTTCTCCGGCGGCGAGGCGCTGCCCCTCGACGGTGCGACCTGGCAGGTGATGCGGCCCTCCCGCAACCGGATGTGGGGCACGCCCCATCTCGTGGATTTCATTGAGCGGCTCGCCGCCCGCGCGCCGCAGGCCGGCTGGCCCGGCCTTCTCGTCGGCGACATGTCGCAGCCCCGCGGCGGGCCGATGCTCACCGGCCACGCCTCGCACCAGCTCGGCCTCGACGTGGATGTCTGGCTCACGCCGATGCCGGACCACCGCATGACCCGAGCCGAGCGCGAGGAGACCTCGGCCACCGACATGGTGCGCTCGGACCGGCTCGACATCGACCCCGACGTCTGGACGCGCCAGCATACCGCGCTGATCCGCATGACGGCCAAGCAGCCGGAGGTGGCGCGGATCTTCGTGAACGCGGCGATCAAGAAGGCGCTGTGCCGCGAGGCGGGCGGGGATCGCGGCTGGCTCACCAAGGTGCGCCCGATGTACGGGCACAACTATCACTACCATATCCGCCTCGCCTGCCCGGCCGGCGACGGCGCCTGCGACGACCAGGCGCCCCCGCCCTCCGGCGACGGCTGCGGCTCCGAACTCGATTACTGGTTCAGCGCGGCGGTGCTGAATCCGCCCAAGCCCAAGACCCCGCCGAAGCCCCGCCCGCCGATGACGCTCGCCGGCCTGCCCGACGCCTGCCGGGCGGTGCTGCACGCGCGGTAG
- a CDS encoding PRC-barrel domain-containing protein, translated as MDPVRSETAADAAPAPRSLIASDRVIGTEVRRTDGSKVGRIERLMLDKRSGRVAYAVMSFGGFLGMGEAYFTLPWAVLRYDTGLDAYVVDITEEQLRDAPARSPEGGDPEDERAWEEHVHRYYNAAPYWGI; from the coding sequence ATGGATCCGGTTCGTTCCGAAACTGCGGCCGATGCGGCGCCCGCGCCCCGCAGCCTGATCGCGAGCGATCGCGTCATCGGCACCGAGGTGCGCCGGACCGACGGGAGCAAGGTCGGCCGCATCGAGCGGCTGATGCTCGACAAGCGCTCGGGCCGCGTCGCCTATGCGGTGATGAGCTTCGGCGGCTTTCTCGGCATGGGCGAGGCGTATTTCACGCTGCCCTGGGCGGTGCTGCGATACGACACCGGTCTCGACGCCTACGTCGTCGACATCACCGAGGAACAGCTGCGTGACGCGCCCGCCCGCTCGCCCGAGGGCGGCGACCCGGAGGACGAGCGCGCCTGGGAGGAGCACGTCCACCGCTACTACAACGCGGCGCCGTATTGGGGGATCTGA
- the nhaA gene encoding Na+/H+ antiporter NhaA has protein sequence MKPPPPSVRALPRRLQRSYSATRRFLTNEAAGGIVLMAAAGAALAVANSPLAQAYHHLLHIHLGPLSLMHWINDGLMVVFFLLVGLEIKREGLDGRLRTWPDRVLPGLAAAAGMAVPALVYLAFNAGQPTARGWAIPAATDIAFALGVLALLGSRVPVSLKIFLSAVAIVDDLGAVVIIALFYTGQLDTTMLAASAGMLAVLFSLNRLGVRALLPYLLAGLVLWVFVLRSGVHATVAGVLLALFVPIRPSPGRPEDVTSPLHRLEHALTPWVSFLIVPIFGFANAGVTLLGLPARALIEPVTLGVALGLFIGKQVGIFASVRLAAALGLVSRPAGATWVQVYGVALLCGIGFTMSLFIGALAFTDGLHETETKLGVLGGSLLSALFGAVLLARAKAREASPRRDLEAGSDRLP, from the coding sequence ATGAAGCCGCCGCCCCCCTCCGTCCGTGCGCTCCCGCGCCGTCTGCAGCGCTCATACTCGGCGACGCGCCGCTTTCTCACGAACGAGGCGGCCGGCGGCATCGTGCTCATGGCCGCCGCGGGCGCCGCGCTCGCGGTCGCCAATTCGCCCCTGGCACAGGCCTATCACCACCTGCTTCACATCCATCTCGGGCCCTTGAGCCTGATGCACTGGATCAACGACGGCCTGATGGTCGTGTTCTTCCTGCTGGTCGGCCTCGAGATCAAGCGGGAGGGATTGGACGGGCGCCTGCGCACGTGGCCCGACCGGGTGCTGCCGGGGCTGGCCGCGGCGGCGGGCATGGCCGTGCCGGCCCTGGTCTATCTCGCCTTCAACGCCGGGCAGCCCACGGCTCGGGGCTGGGCGATCCCCGCCGCCACCGACATCGCCTTCGCGCTGGGCGTCCTCGCGCTCCTGGGCTCGCGCGTGCCCGTTTCGCTCAAGATCTTTCTGTCGGCGGTGGCCATCGTCGACGATCTCGGCGCCGTGGTCATCATCGCGCTGTTCTACACGGGGCAGCTCGATACCACGATGCTGGCGGCCTCGGCCGGGATGCTGGCCGTGCTGTTTTCCCTCAACCGCCTCGGTGTGCGCGCGCTCCTGCCCTATCTCCTCGCGGGCCTCGTCCTCTGGGTATTCGTCCTGCGCTCCGGCGTTCACGCCACGGTGGCCGGCGTGCTGCTCGCCCTGTTCGTGCCGATCCGTCCGAGTCCGGGCCGGCCGGAGGACGTGACGTCGCCCCTGCACCGTCTGGAACACGCCCTGACGCCCTGGGTCTCGTTCCTGATCGTGCCGATCTTCGGCTTCGCCAATGCCGGGGTGACGCTCCTCGGCTTGCCGGCGCGGGCGCTGATTGAGCCCGTGACCCTCGGCGTTGCGCTCGGCCTGTTCATCGGCAAGCAGGTCGGCATCTTCGCGAGCGTGCGGCTCGCCGCCGCCCTTGGCCTCGTTTCCCGACCGGCCGGTGCGACCTGGGTCCAAGTCTACGGCGTCGCCCTCCTCTGCGGAATCGGCTTCACCATGAGCCTGTTCATCGGGGCGCTCGCCTTCACGGATGGCCTGCACGAGACCGAGACCAAGCTCGGCGTTCTCGGCGGTTCGCTGCTCTCGGCGCTGTTCGGTGCCGTGCTGCTCGCCCGGGCGAAGGCGCGGGAGGCGAGCCCGCGCCGGGACCTCGAAGCCGGGTCCGACCGCTTGCCTTGA
- a CDS encoding TlpA disulfide reductase family protein yields MTATPKILAAGGALAAVLVGGLALYGTGSNLGNLAASGPCAEAAPVAARLAPLARGDVAAFDASAPPKPAPAVAFKGPDGAPTDLASLRGKLLLVNLWATWCAPCKAEMPALDRLQGELGGDTFQVVAINVETRNLDKPPAWFKANGIAHLTYYGDPEGKVLPAIQSAVGSTGLPTTMLIDAKGCTLGVMKGPAEWSSEDGKRLIRAALAKSS; encoded by the coding sequence GTGACGGCGACCCCGAAAATCCTTGCCGCGGGCGGCGCGCTCGCCGCCGTCCTCGTCGGCGGCCTTGCCCTATACGGGACGGGCTCGAACCTCGGCAACCTCGCGGCCTCCGGCCCCTGCGCCGAAGCCGCCCCGGTCGCGGCCCGGCTCGCGCCGCTGGCCCGCGGCGACGTGGCTGCTTTCGACGCGTCCGCTCCGCCGAAGCCGGCACCCGCCGTCGCCTTCAAGGGCCCGGACGGCGCGCCGACCGATCTCGCGTCCTTGCGCGGTAAACTGCTCCTGGTGAACCTGTGGGCGACGTGGTGTGCCCCCTGCAAGGCGGAGATGCCGGCCCTCGACCGCCTTCAGGGGGAACTCGGCGGCGACACGTTCCAAGTGGTGGCGATCAATGTCGAGACGCGCAACCTCGACAAGCCGCCCGCATGGTTCAAGGCCAACGGCATCGCGCATCTGACCTATTACGGCGATCCCGAGGGCAAGGTGCTGCCGGCGATCCAGTCGGCGGTCGGCTCCACGGGGCTGCCGACGACGATGCTGATCGACGCCAAGGGCTGCACGCTCGGTGTGATGAAGGGCCCGGCCGAATGGTCGAGCGAGGACGGCAAGCGGCTGATCCGGGCGGCGCTGGCAAAATCCTCCTGA
- the argH gene encoding argininosuccinate lyase, protein MSNRMWGGRFASGPAEIMEEINASIGFDRRLASQDIRGSLAHVAMLGSQGILPAEDVAAIEAGLKSVEAEIARGQFVFRRELEDIHMAVESRLTEIVGPAAGRLHTARSRNDQVATDMRLWVRDTLDALDAQVADLQRALAETAVKHAGTVMPGFTHLQSAQPVTFGHHCLAYVEMLARDRGRFRDARARLNECPLGAAALAGTSFPIDRHATAAALGFDRPTANSLDSVADRDFALESLSAASICAVHLSRFAEELVVWTSAQFGFVRLSDGFTTGSSIMPQKRNPDAAELVRAKAGRIIGALTGLLIVMKGLPLAYSKDMQEDKEGTFDALQSLSLCLAAMAGMVRDLEPVAETLKRAAGSGYATATDLADWLVRELNMPFRQAHHVTGRVVAAASERGIGLEELSLEAMQAIEPGITGAVFAVLGVENSVASRISYGGTAPDNVRRQAEIWLERLGPVEK, encoded by the coding sequence ATGAGCAACCGGATGTGGGGTGGACGCTTCGCCAGCGGCCCGGCCGAGATCATGGAGGAGATCAACGCCTCCATCGGGTTCGACAGGCGTCTCGCATCCCAGGACATCCGCGGCTCGCTGGCGCATGTCGCGATGCTGGGGAGCCAAGGCATCCTGCCGGCCGAGGATGTGGCAGCCATCGAAGCCGGGCTCAAGTCCGTCGAGGCGGAGATCGCGCGCGGCCAATTCGTCTTCCGGCGCGAGTTGGAGGACATCCACATGGCGGTGGAGAGCCGCCTGACCGAGATCGTCGGCCCCGCCGCCGGGCGCCTGCACACCGCCCGCTCGCGCAACGATCAGGTCGCCACCGACATGCGGCTATGGGTGCGCGACACCCTCGACGCCCTCGACGCGCAGGTCGCCGACCTGCAGCGGGCGCTGGCCGAGACGGCGGTGAAGCATGCCGGGACGGTGATGCCGGGCTTTACCCACCTTCAATCGGCCCAGCCCGTCACCTTCGGCCACCATTGCCTGGCCTATGTCGAGATGCTGGCGCGCGACCGCGGCCGGTTCCGCGACGCGCGGGCGCGGCTCAACGAATGCCCGCTCGGCGCCGCCGCACTCGCCGGCACCTCCTTTCCGATCGACCGGCACGCCACGGCCGCCGCCCTCGGCTTCGACCGGCCGACCGCGAACTCGCTCGATTCCGTGGCCGACCGCGACTTCGCGCTCGAATCGCTCTCGGCGGCCTCGATCTGCGCGGTCCACCTCTCGCGCTTCGCCGAGGAGCTGGTGGTGTGGACCTCGGCGCAGTTCGGCTTCGTGCGGCTCTCCGACGGCTTCACCACCGGCTCGTCGATCATGCCGCAGAAGCGCAATCCCGACGCCGCCGAACTCGTGCGGGCCAAGGCGGGCCGCATCATCGGCGCGCTCACGGGCCTGCTCATCGTGATGAAAGGCCTGCCGCTCGCCTATTCGAAGGACATGCAGGAGGACAAGGAAGGCACCTTCGACGCCCTGCAATCGCTCTCGCTGTGCCTTGCGGCCATGGCCGGCATGGTGCGCGACCTCGAACCCGTGGCCGAGACGCTCAAGCGCGCGGCGGGTTCGGGCTACGCCACGGCGACCGATCTCGCCGACTGGCTGGTGCGCGAGCTGAACATGCCGTTCCGGCAGGCCCACCACGTCACCGGCCGCGTCGTCGCGGCGGCCTCCGAGCGCGGGATCGGGTTGGAGGAACTCTCCCTCGAGGCCATGCAGGCGATCGAGCCGGGAATCACGGGGGCCGTCTTCGCGGTTCTCGGCGTCGAGAACTCGGTGGCGAGCCGCATCAGCTACGGCGGCACCGCGCCGGACAACGTGCGCCGGCAGGCGGAAATCTGGCTGGAAAGGCTCGGCCCTGTGGAGAAGTAG
- a CDS encoding HAD family hydrolase, with translation MTDAFPASPPLALVIFDCDGVLIDSEPISLATLTRGLNGIGLAISLDSVRERFAGTSMTSIMERVAREDGVTAPDGFVERVKAETLAAFEADLAAMAGIADALGLLHLPFCVASSSDPVRLRRSLSLTGLLPLFEGRVFSSAQVARGKPFPDLFLFAAERMGFAPEHCLVIEDSVPGVQAARAAGMRVVGFTGGGHWSHDRAGRDLLDAGAAAVFSAHADLGRIVAGA, from the coding sequence ATGACGGATGCTTTCCCCGCCTCGCCTCCCCTCGCCCTCGTGATCTTCGACTGCGACGGCGTGCTGATCGACAGCGAGCCGATCAGCCTTGCGACCCTGACGCGCGGGCTCAACGGGATCGGGCTCGCCATCAGCCTCGACAGCGTGCGGGAGCGGTTCGCCGGCACCTCCATGACCTCGATCATGGAACGCGTCGCCCGCGAGGACGGGGTCACGGCCCCGGACGGCTTCGTCGAGCGGGTGAAGGCGGAGACGCTCGCGGCCTTCGAGGCGGATCTGGCCGCCATGGCCGGGATCGCCGACGCGCTCGGCCTCCTGCATCTGCCGTTCTGCGTCGCCTCCAGCAGCGATCCGGTGCGGCTGCGCCGCTCGCTCTCGCTCACCGGGCTGCTGCCGCTGTTCGAGGGGCGCGTCTTCTCCTCGGCACAGGTGGCGCGCGGAAAGCCGTTTCCGGATCTGTTCCTGTTCGCGGCGGAGCGGATGGGCTTCGCGCCGGAACACTGCCTCGTGATCGAGGACAGCGTGCCGGGGGTGCAGGCCGCGCGGGCTGCCGGAATGCGGGTCGTCGGCTTCACCGGAGGCGGGCATTGGAGCCACGACCGGGCCGGGCGGGATCTTCTCGATGCCGGGGCGGCGGCGGTCTTCTCCGCGCATGCGGATCTCGGGCGCATCGTGGCCGGGGCATAA
- a CDS encoding carbamoyltransferase C-terminal domain-containing protein: MRTYLGLATTFHDPALALVGPDGTVLFAEAAERYLQYKRAPNCEPDPGTRMAGLLKHHVPEGTDLVIATSWGEQFSEFLKGQAASGAFELPALAEHPSTLNRSFVPERAERVFIADLHAMQARAGNGTVLALDNETRGLRGKPRATIAGLRRYAHHRAHAAYALWSSPFEEATALIVDGMGETGAAAIYRLKDGRIEEVRRQRGRGSVGFLYGLVTDLAGFDQIKGEEWKIMGLAPYGRTDPDLMALLRRLFSIEEGRLKFADETTVQAVAAEILSRRPGDVGEQGWADLARCGQDIFSELMDVLVAEAWRLAPGENLVIAGGCGLNSSYNGRVLGRAGFRRLHVPSAPADDGNAVGAAWLALAQDDPDWKGPKRETRPLTPYLGSTVSTEPLERMAEWEPRARRLGHEGVTREAAKILAEGGLVGWVQGRAEFGPRALGNRSILADPRPAHAKESLNAKVKYREAFRPFAPSVLAEAGPDWFEDYADSPYMERTLVWRAAVRDQVPAVVHADGTGRLQSVTRARNPAYAALIEAFADLTGVPILLNTSFNVMGKPILHTAEDAILMFYTTGLDAIVVEDWILTKKAPA; encoded by the coding sequence ATGCGCACCTATCTCGGCCTCGCTACGACCTTCCACGACCCGGCGCTCGCCCTCGTCGGGCCGGACGGGACCGTGCTGTTCGCCGAGGCCGCCGAGCGCTACCTGCAATACAAGCGCGCCCCGAACTGCGAGCCCGATCCCGGCACCCGCATGGCGGGCCTGCTGAAGCATCACGTGCCCGAGGGGACGGATCTGGTCATCGCCACCTCCTGGGGCGAGCAGTTCTCGGAGTTTCTCAAAGGGCAGGCGGCGTCCGGCGCCTTCGAGCTGCCGGCCCTGGCCGAGCACCCCTCCACCCTCAACCGCTCCTTCGTGCCGGAGCGGGCCGAGCGCGTCTTCATCGCCGACCTCCACGCCATGCAGGCGCGGGCCGGCAACGGCACGGTGCTGGCGCTCGACAACGAAACCCGCGGGCTCCGCGGCAAGCCGCGGGCGACCATCGCCGGGCTGCGGCGCTACGCCCACCATCGGGCGCACGCGGCCTACGCCCTGTGGAGCAGCCCGTTCGAAGAGGCGACCGCGCTCATCGTCGACGGCATGGGCGAGACCGGCGCCGCGGCGATCTACCGCTTGAAGGACGGGCGGATCGAGGAGGTGCGGCGCCAGCGCGGGCGCGGCTCGGTCGGCTTTCTCTACGGGCTCGTCACGGATCTCGCCGGCTTCGACCAGATCAAGGGCGAGGAATGGAAGATCATGGGGCTGGCGCCCTACGGCCGGACCGACCCCGACCTGATGGCGCTGCTGCGCCGCCTGTTCTCGATCGAAGAGGGGCGCCTGAAATTCGCCGACGAGACCACCGTGCAGGCGGTCGCCGCCGAGATCCTGTCGCGGCGCCCGGGGGATGTCGGCGAGCAGGGCTGGGCCGACCTCGCCCGCTGCGGCCAGGACATTTTTTCCGAACTCATGGACGTGCTGGTGGCCGAGGCGTGGCGGCTGGCACCCGGCGAAAACCTCGTCATCGCCGGCGGGTGCGGGCTCAATTCCTCCTATAACGGACGCGTGCTGGGGCGCGCGGGCTTTCGTCGCCTGCACGTGCCCTCGGCTCCCGCCGATGACGGCAACGCCGTCGGCGCCGCTTGGCTGGCACTCGCCCAGGACGATCCCGACTGGAAGGGGCCGAAGCGCGAGACGCGCCCGCTCACGCCCTATCTCGGCTCGACCGTCTCGACCGAACCGCTGGAGCGCATGGCCGAGTGGGAGCCGCGCGCCCGCCGCCTCGGCCACGAGGGCGTGACGCGGGAGGCGGCGAAAATCCTCGCCGAGGGCGGGCTCGTCGGCTGGGTCCAGGGCCGGGCGGAGTTCGGCCCGCGGGCACTCGGCAACCGCTCGATCCTCGCCGACCCGCGCCCGGCCCATGCCAAGGAATCGCTGAACGCCAAGGTGAAGTACCGCGAGGCGTTTCGCCCGTTCGCGCCCTCGGTCCTGGCCGAGGCCGGGCCCGACTGGTTCGAGGACTACGCCGACAGCCCCTATATGGAGCGCACGCTCGTGTGGCGCGCGGCGGTGCGGGATCAGGTGCCGGCGGTGGTCCATGCGGACGGCACCGGCCGGCTCCAGAGCGTGACGCGCGCGCGCAACCCGGCCTACGCGGCTTTGATCGAGGCCTTCGCGGACCTGACCGGCGTGCCGATCCTGCTCAACACCAGCTTCAACGTGATGGGCAAGCCGATCCTCCACACGGCGGAGGACGCGATCCTGATGTTCTACACCACCGGCCTCGATGCCATCGTGGTCGAGGACTGGATCCTGACGAAAAAGGCGCCCGCCTGA
- a CDS encoding haloacid dehalogenase type II yields the protein MALPDLRPGESYAVFDAYGTLFDVHSAVARHAGALGPQADSLSELWRTKQLEYSWVHGLMGRYVAFWDLTERALDFALARHPEIDRAFREKLLDAYRDLDAYDEVPGVLDRFHEHGAKTALFSNGNAAMLERAVASSGLGDRLDAVLSVDPIRTFKTAPAAYRMVLDRLATERSNVLFFSSNRWDIAGATAFGFDAVWVNRKGQPDEYPDQPPRAVVKSLDAVI from the coding sequence ATGGCCCTCCCCGATCTCCGCCCCGGCGAAAGCTACGCCGTCTTCGACGCCTACGGCACGCTGTTCGACGTGCATTCGGCGGTCGCGCGCCATGCCGGCGCGCTCGGGCCCCAAGCGGACAGCCTCTCCGAACTCTGGCGCACCAAGCAGCTCGAATATTCCTGGGTGCACGGCCTGATGGGCCGCTATGTCGCCTTCTGGGACCTGACCGAGCGCGCCCTCGATTTCGCGCTGGCCCGGCACCCCGAGATCGACCGGGCATTCCGAGAAAAACTCCTCGACGCCTATCGCGACCTCGACGCCTACGACGAGGTGCCCGGCGTGCTGGATCGCTTCCATGAGCACGGCGCGAAGACGGCCCTGTTCTCCAACGGCAACGCCGCGATGCTGGAGCGGGCGGTGGCCTCGTCCGGCCTGGGCGACCGGCTCGACGCGGTGCTTTCGGTCGATCCCATCCGGACCTTCAAGACCGCGCCCGCCGCCTACCGGATGGTTCTCGACCGGCTCGCCACCGAGCGGAGCAACGTCTTGTTCTTCTCCTCGAACCGCTGGGACATCGCGGGGGCCACCGCCTTCGGCTTCGATGCGGTGTGGGTGAACCGGAAAGGCCAGCCCGACGAGTACCCCGACCAGCCGCCTCGCGCGGTCGTGAAGAGCCTCGACGCGGTGATCTGA